In the Verrucomicrobiia bacterium genome, one interval contains:
- a CDS encoding cyclic-phosphate processing receiver domain-containing protein, with translation MATTSLKVLVVDDLRTIRFASEYEVVYARTVVAAAVAMTKSHFDLVLLDHDLGPDEVKRLVTFIEKRHFDGTPLSVGEFWIVSDNPVAHQQFPALRRLGYRVASGSGPGIIDREETTYWATIAREVDEANSPFGAGL, from the coding sequence ATGGCTACAACATCGCTGAAAGTATTGGTTGTTGACGATCTTAGGACAATCCGGTTCGCTAGTGAATATGAGGTAGTGTACGCTCGCACTGTGGTGGCAGCTGCAGTGGCAATGACCAAGAGTCATTTCGATCTGGTGCTGTTGGACCACGATTTGGGACCAGACGAAGTCAAGCGGCTGGTTACCTTTATCGAAAAAAGACATTTCGACGGTACGCCACTCAGTGTCGGCGAATTCTGGATTGTCAGCGACAACCCCGTCGCGCACCAGCAATTCCCCGCGCTGCGCCGGCTTGGCTACCGAGTGGCGAGCGGGTCCGGGCCCGGGATCATCGATCGAGAGGAGACGACCTACTGGGCGACTATTGCCCGCGAAGTCGATGAAGCTAACAGCCCATTTGGCGCCGGGCTGTAA